One genomic segment of Gemmatimonas aurantiaca includes these proteins:
- the pilO gene encoding type 4a pilus biogenesis protein PilO: MAIAPINQRDQVKLLIGFVAIALAVLYWMYPYSSKNAQIALDESRITTLEDANQRAAREFASGSIEVLRAQAAENRSALTVMRRLVPTGNEVPALLEEVSTAARRAGLDVGGVVPEPVIQGDRFDTYRYTITIIGGYHQFGEFLANVGSLPRIVAPVNFSVATGTAANRTSRIRTSEKNALASTITLQTYVEKTAPAPKAKERAS, encoded by the coding sequence ATGGCTATCGCTCCCATCAATCAGCGTGATCAGGTCAAGCTGCTCATCGGCTTCGTCGCGATCGCGCTCGCCGTACTCTATTGGATGTACCCCTACTCGTCGAAGAACGCGCAGATCGCGCTCGACGAGTCGCGTATCACCACACTCGAAGACGCCAACCAGCGGGCGGCGCGCGAGTTCGCCAGTGGCAGCATCGAAGTGCTGCGGGCGCAGGCGGCCGAGAATCGTTCGGCGCTCACGGTGATGCGTCGCCTCGTGCCGACGGGCAACGAGGTGCCGGCCCTGCTCGAGGAAGTGAGCACCGCGGCCCGCCGCGCCGGTCTCGATGTGGGCGGTGTCGTACCCGAACCGGTGATCCAGGGCGATCGCTTCGACACCTATCGCTACACCATCACCATCATCGGCGGTTATCACCAGTTCGGCGAGTTCCTCGCCAACGTGGGATCGCTGCCGCGCATCGTGGCACCGGTGAACTTCTCCGTGGCAACGGGCACCGCCGCGAACCGCACCAGCCGCATCCGCACGTCGGAGAAGAATGCGCTGGCCTCGACGATCACACTGCAGACTTACGTCGAGAAGACGGCACCGGCCCCGAAGGCCAAGGAGCGTGCATCATGA
- a CDS encoding PilN domain-containing protein has translation MMLEINLAPGARKGARTGTGLALPAALSAVTANIRDPWLIGSAASVVAAVAIVGVLFTSQNARAGELDQRLERALRDSTRYAKVLDARQRLTAERDSVHRQLQIIRTIDDNRYNWAHILDEVSRALPAYTWLTTIEQTSKAPLPPGVDSVVKAAAKPAKAAAGKKTEEPKRDTVEVHPPLTFRVVGQTVDIQALTMFMRQLESSPFVQQVALAKSEIVIVDGKDVTQFELTAAYEVPPAGVVQTTPLVVPVR, from the coding sequence ATGATGCTTGAAATCAATCTCGCTCCCGGGGCCCGCAAGGGAGCCCGTACCGGCACCGGGCTGGCGCTCCCCGCGGCCCTGAGTGCGGTCACCGCCAATATCCGCGATCCGTGGCTCATCGGCTCGGCGGCATCGGTCGTGGCCGCCGTCGCCATCGTCGGGGTGCTGTTCACGTCGCAGAATGCCCGGGCCGGTGAACTCGATCAGCGGCTCGAGCGGGCGCTGCGTGACTCGACGCGCTACGCCAAGGTGCTCGATGCCCGTCAGCGCCTGACCGCCGAGCGGGATTCGGTGCACCGGCAGCTGCAGATCATCCGTACCATCGACGACAACCGGTACAACTGGGCGCACATCCTCGATGAGGTGAGCCGCGCCCTCCCGGCCTACACCTGGCTGACCACGATCGAGCAGACCAGCAAGGCCCCCCTGCCGCCGGGTGTGGACAGCGTGGTGAAGGCCGCGGCGAAGCCCGCCAAGGCGGCTGCCGGCAAGAAAACCGAGGAACCCAAGCGGGATACGGTCGAAGTCCATCCGCCGCTCACGTTCCGCGTCGTCGGTCAGACCGTCGACATCCAGGCGCTCACGATGTTCATGCGCCAGCTGGAGAGCTCCCCGTTCGTGCAACAGGTGGCTCTGGCCAAGTCCGAGATCGTGATCGTCGATGGCAAGGACGTCACCCAGTTCGAACTGACGGCCGCCTATGAAGTGCCACCCGCGGGCGTCGTGCAGACGACACCGCTCGTCGTTCCCGTGCGCTGA
- the pilM gene encoding type IV pilus assembly protein PilM, producing the protein MALFGRKKLTVGLDVGSGLVKAVVIDHSTGTPELAKVVITPLNDTAIVEGEVMDHGIVADAIRQTISATGVKTKQIVTAVGGRDVIVKKISMERVKEAQARELMRWEAEQHVPFDMDSVELDFQVLDPDGDGLDMSVLLVAAKRELVESKQHLLQEAGAAPAVIDVDAFALHNAFEANYPDAMNGTVALLNIGNEVTNLNILDDGVPILTRDLGVGTRRFREDLQREQGVSADDAEELLRSFDRQPALDSAIAMRGEELAIGVERAATFLATSSRTFGQIRAVYACGGGARVPGLLPWLSERLRIPVQPANALAKLAVREGALEFLSTDEVAPLLMLPVGLALRAAA; encoded by the coding sequence ATGGCGCTCTTCGGCCGCAAGAAACTGACTGTCGGACTGGATGTCGGCTCCGGACTCGTGAAGGCTGTGGTCATCGATCACAGCACCGGCACGCCCGAACTGGCCAAAGTCGTCATCACGCCCCTCAACGACACGGCGATCGTCGAAGGGGAGGTGATGGACCACGGCATCGTCGCCGACGCGATCCGCCAGACGATCTCCGCCACCGGCGTGAAGACGAAACAGATCGTCACCGCGGTGGGTGGTCGCGATGTGATCGTGAAGAAGATCTCCATGGAACGCGTGAAGGAAGCGCAGGCGCGTGAACTGATGCGCTGGGAAGCGGAACAGCACGTGCCGTTCGACATGGACTCCGTCGAACTCGACTTCCAGGTGCTCGACCCGGACGGCGATGGCCTCGACATGAGTGTGTTGCTCGTGGCCGCCAAGCGCGAACTCGTCGAGTCCAAGCAGCATCTGCTGCAGGAAGCCGGCGCCGCGCCCGCGGTGATCGATGTCGACGCCTTCGCGCTGCACAACGCATTCGAAGCGAACTATCCGGATGCGATGAACGGCACGGTGGCGCTGCTCAACATCGGAAACGAAGTCACGAATCTCAACATCCTCGACGACGGTGTGCCGATCCTCACGCGCGATCTCGGGGTCGGCACGCGCCGGTTCCGGGAAGATCTGCAGCGCGAGCAGGGTGTGAGCGCGGACGACGCCGAAGAGCTGCTGCGCAGCTTCGACCGGCAACCCGCTCTCGATAGCGCCATCGCCATGCGGGGCGAGGAACTCGCCATCGGTGTCGAGCGTGCCGCCACGTTCCTGGCCACGTCTTCCCGCACCTTCGGGCAGATTCGCGCCGTGTATGCCTGTGGCGGCGGTGCCCGCGTGCCGGGCCTGCTCCCCTGGTTGTCGGAGCGTCTTCGTATTCCCGTGCAGCCCGCCAATGCGCTCGCCAAGCTCGCCGTGCGTGAGGGGGCGCTCGAATTCCTGTCCACCGACGAAGTGGCCCCGCTGCTGATGTTGCCGGTGGGTCTTGCCTTGCGTGCCGCGGCCTGA
- a CDS encoding prepilin-type N-terminal cleavage/methylation domain-containing protein, producing the protein MFRPSRGTGSRDPRPRHERGFTLVELLVALPLAALVAASAALLLVQQARHIRGGEARGQVVRELRHARLVLETDLAVLHADDLLIVSDSLLEFRAQLGIGIVCDIDPSGALVVVAGDSGGSWMGGTRAGDQFTVWSWPAGIGAIPAATTATVRSAPVSMPAGACGPVPDPVVHQRRWKLDIGGLPPSTRVSGAPFRLQRFTRYSHYRSGTQWWLGRRSRDLTGWDVVQPLAGPLQSAARRGMRVRTIDMGGADATAGDSVKALRIELRAPREGSASAGAGEDSLRFEITLRGASRASSP; encoded by the coding sequence GTGTTCAGGCCGTCTCGTGGCACAGGCTCCCGTGACCCACGTCCCCGTCACGAACGCGGCTTCACGCTCGTGGAACTGCTCGTGGCACTCCCGCTGGCCGCTCTGGTGGCCGCATCGGCCGCGCTGCTGCTCGTGCAGCAGGCGCGCCATATCCGCGGGGGAGAGGCCCGCGGACAGGTCGTCCGCGAACTGCGTCACGCCCGTCTGGTGCTCGAGACCGATCTGGCCGTGTTGCACGCCGACGATCTGCTGATCGTCTCCGATTCATTGCTGGAGTTCCGCGCGCAGCTCGGTATCGGCATCGTCTGCGACATCGATCCATCGGGAGCGCTGGTCGTTGTCGCCGGCGACTCCGGCGGGAGCTGGATGGGGGGAACCCGGGCCGGCGATCAGTTCACCGTCTGGAGCTGGCCTGCCGGGATCGGTGCGATACCGGCCGCGACGACGGCGACGGTCCGGAGTGCGCCTGTATCGATGCCTGCTGGCGCCTGTGGTCCGGTGCCCGATCCAGTGGTTCATCAGCGACGCTGGAAGCTCGACATCGGTGGACTCCCTCCCTCAACGCGCGTGAGCGGCGCGCCATTCCGTCTGCAACGGTTCACACGGTATTCGCACTACCGCAGCGGTACGCAGTGGTGGCTTGGCCGACGCTCGCGCGATCTGACCGGATGGGATGTCGTGCAACCCCTCGCCGGTCCGCTGCAATCGGCGGCACGTCGGGGCATGCGCGTCCGCACCATCGACATGGGAGGCGCTGACGCCACTGCTGGTGACTCCGTGAAAGCCCTGCGCATCGAACTGCGCGCACCGCGCGAAGGCTCCGCGTCAGCGGGTGCCGGCGAAGACAGCCTTCGTTTCGAAATCACCCTTCGCGGCGCATCCCGCGCATCCTCACCATGA